TAATCGTACTGTGTCATCGCGAGGCTCGCACAGCGAGCCGTGGCGATCTCGTGGCGCACGAGCCGTCCCGAGCGCCTCGGGATTGCTTCGTCGCCGCGCGCGCGGCTCCTCGCAATGACACAGTAGGACTAACACGCCCCATGATGGACGGCAGCCGAAAATCACCGCCGCGGTTCGTGCGGATAGACCCCCGTCAGGCGCGCGATGAGTATGGCCACGTACATCACGCCGGTCACCGCCTCGAAGATCGTCAGGAAGCGCGCCTGTATCGCGACGGGCGTGATGTCTCCGAAGCCGGCGGTCGTCAGCACGGCGAAGCTGAAGAAGACGAGCTCGGCGATGTCGAGCCGCTTCGGCGCGCCGTGGTAGGCGTAGCTCTCCGGGTCGAAGTACTGCGCGACGCCGTACACGAACGCCCACATCAGCCCGATCATGAGATAGGCGGCGACCGCGCCGTAGAGCTTGTCGGCCGTCATCGTGTCCCGGTGCAGCACGTAGTGCAGGAGGTGCGCGATCGTGTACGCGTAGAACGCCGCGGCCACGCTCCACGACAGCGCGAAGTGCGCTTCGGTCTGGGACTGGATCGCGAGCGTCTGGAAGAACAGCGCGGCCGCGCCGAGCGCCACCGCGGCGGATATCGACACCGTCGAGCGTGCGACGGCGGAGATCCCGGTCGCGAAGACCAGCACGTTGAGCAACCCGAGCAGCGAGCGTCCGTGGTCGACGAAGGTCAGGATCGGCGTGGCGACCATCAGGACCAGCACCGCGACGAGCAGCAGCAGGCAGCGCTTTTCCAGCGCCCACGCGTAGCGCGGGTTTTCGCTCAGCGCTTTCAATCGACCACGAGCTCCATGTCGTTCGCGCCCAGTATGCGCACCCGGTCTCCGACGTTGAAGCGGCTGCCGTCGGGGCGATGGACGACGCGCGTGGTGGCGTCGTCGAGCTTCACCGTCACCGCGTAGGTGGACTCGCCGAAGCGCTGGCGCATCTCCGGCGTGCCGACGCCGCCGAGGAACGGCTTGTCGTCGGCCCGCGTCGACAGCGGCAGGTAGAGCACCGCGCCGACGAGATGGGTCTCGCCGATGCCGCGCGAGCTGCCCTGGAAAGTCGTCGGCACCGCGGCCTTGCGCTCGGTCGCCACTTCGCGCACCGACTGCACGCGGCCGCAGTCGGCGCACTTCTCGCCCGTCGCGAGCGTCTTCACCGGGAAGGGCTGCCTGAAATCGGGCAAGGTCAGCGTCGAATAGCTCGGCGCCTGCGCCCCTGCCGCCGTTGCGGCGAGCAGAGCGGCGATCGCGAACGCCGGGCGGTTCATCGCCGCCCCGCTCACTCGCTCAAGCCCTGGATGTAGTACGTCGCGGACAGCAGCACGCTCGGCGGCCCGAGGCTGCCGAGCCAGCGGTTGTAGATGCGCACGATGTCGCCGTCGCGGTAGAGGCGCGCGAGCACGCGGTTCACCGCGAGCCTGAACTCGGGGTCGCCGCGCGGCAGCGCGAGCGCGTAAGGCTCGACCGAGAAATCCTCGTCGAGCAGGACGAACGAACCCTTGCCCGGCGTGGTCGCGGCGATGCCGATCAGCGTGGTGCGATCGGCCGCGAAGCCGTCGACGCGCGCGTCTTCGAGGAGCTTGAGGCCGGCGCCTCGCGTCGGCACGGTGATCACCTCGGACTTCATCTTGCGCTGCGCGAGCGACGCGCGCAGCACCTTCTCGGTCGTGGTGCCCGCGATCACCGCGACCTTGCGCCCGTCGAAGTCCTGGAAGCGCGACATCGGGTTTCCGGCCGCTTTTGCAAGGATGCTGCCGCCGTCGACGAAGGTGATGAGGCTGAAGTCCACCGCGGCGTTGCGCGAGAGGGTCCACGTCGTCGTGCTGCACTCGATGTCGACCTTGCCGCTTTTCACCGATTCGATGCGCTCGTCGATCGTGATCGGCACCCAGCGCGCCTCGAGCTTGTCCAGCTTGAGCTGCTCGCGTATGCCGCGCGCGACCTCGCGGCACAGCTCGACCGAATAGCCCTGCGCCTGCTTGTCCGCGCCGAGGAAGGAGAACGGCACCGCGTCCTGCATGTAGCCGAGGTTGATCGCTCCGCGCTCCCGGATGCGATCGAGCGCGCCCTTCTCGGCCGCGAGGACCGGCGCCGCCGAGGTGAGGAGCATGCAGCCGGCGAGAAACATCGCACGTGTGTTCATGTCGCTTTCTCCGTTTACGCCGCTTCGCGGTCGACGATGGGTGGGGTCTTGCCGACCTTCAGGAACTGCTCGCCCGTGGACGTCGCGAACAGGTGCAGGATGCGCGCGACGATGCCGGTCCAGCCGGTCTGGTGGCTCGCGCCGAGTCCCGCGCCGTTGTCGCCGTGGAAGTATTCGTGGAAGAGGATGAGGTCGCGCCAGTGCGGGTCGCTCTGGAACTTCTCCATGCCGCCGTACACCGGCCGGCGGCCGTCCTCGCCGCGCAGGAAGATCGCGGCGAGCCTGCGGCCGATCTCCCCGGCGACCTGGTAGAGCGTCATCCGGCGGCCGGAGCCGGTGGGACACTCGATCGTGAAATCGTCGCCGTAGAACATGTGGTAGTGCAGCAGCGCGCGGATGATCAGCATGTTCACCGGCATCCAGATCGGTCCGCGCCAGTTCGAGTTGCCGCCGAACATGCCGCTGTCCGATTCGGCGGGCAGGTACGACACCGTGTATTCCTCGCCGCCGCAGCGAAAGACGTACGGCCGGTCGCCGTGACGGCGCGACAGCGCGCGTATGCCGCAGGGGCTCAGGAACTCGCTCTCGTCGAGCATCGTCGCGAGCACGCGCCGCAGCCTGGTCTCGTCGAGGATGGAAGCGAGCCTGCGGCCCGAGTGCCCGGTGAGACCCGGATCGTGGATGAACGCGCGCAGATCGTGCCGGCGCTCGAGAAAGCGCCTCAGGCGCTCGCCGACGCCGGGATACTTGCGGATCACTTCGCCTTCGAACACCGTCGCCGCGCACAGCGGCAGCAGCCCGACCATGGAGCGCACCTTGAGCCGCTCGGCGCGCCCGTCGGGCGTGCGCAGCACGTCGTAGAAGAAGCCGTCGTCCTCGTCCCACATGCCGGTCCCGCCGCCGGTCGTGAGCATCGAGCTCGCGATCCACAGGAAGTGCTCGGCGAACTTGAGCATCATCTCGATGTACGCCGGACGCTCCAGCGCGAGCTCGCCGGTGATCTCCAGCATGTTCTGGCAGAACAGCGCCATCCACGCGGTGCCGTCCGCCTGCTCGAGATAGCCGCCGGTGGGCAGCGGCGCGCTGCGGTCGAACACGCCGATGTTGTCGAGACCGAGAAAACCGCCTTCGAAGACGTTGCTGCCGTCGCGGTCCTTGCGGTTCACCCACCACGTGAAGTTCAGGAGCAGCTTGTGGAAGGCGTGCTCCAGCCACTCGTAGTCCGCCGTGCCGTGACGCAGCTTCTGCAGGCGGTGGGTGAAGATCGTCGCCCACGCGTGCACCGGCGGATTGACGTCGCCGAAGTTCCATTCGTAGGCGGGGATCTGGCCGCTGGGGTGCAGGTACTGCGAGCGCAGCATGAGCTCGAGCTGGTCCATGCCGAAGTCCTCGTCGACCAGCGTCAGCGCGAGCACGTGGAACGCGAGGTCCCACGCCGCGTACCAGGGGTACTCCCACTTGTCCGGCATCGAGATGATGTCGGCGTTGTAGAGATGCGGCCAGCGCTCGTTGCGCGGTCCGCTGCGGCGAGCGCCGGCGCGGGCGCCCGCCCCGCGCTCTTCGAGCCAGCGATGCACGTCGTAGTAGTAGAACTGCTTCGACCACAGCATGCCGGCGAGCGCCTGGCGCATCACGTTGCGCGCATCGTCGCTCAGCGAGCCCGGGATGACGCCCGCGTAGAACGCGTCGGCCTCGGCGCGCCGCGCATCGATCGCCGCGTCGAAGCTCTCGTCGAAGCTCACCGTCGGCGCCGCCTCGCGCAGGCGCAGGCGCAGCGTGCGCGATCCGCCGGCGGGCACGGACAGGGCGTAATGCGCCGCGGCCTTGGTGCCGCTGCGCCCGGGATCCACCGCGGCGGGGCGCCCGTTGACGACGTACTCGCCGATGCCGTCCTTCACGTACGGGGAAGCGTTCGGCGTGCCGAAGATGCGCTGGTTGTTGGTGTCGTTGCCGGTGAAGAGGAGCTCGGGCGCGCCGTCGCATTCGAGCACGCGGTCGCCGAGCACCGGGTGCGACGCAGCGATGCACCAGCGCCCGTGCTGCGCGAGCAGCGGCTTCCAGCCTTGCGTCGTCCACGACCAGGTGTTGCGGAACCACAGGTGCGGCAGCACGTGCAGGTCGGCGGTCTCGGGGCCGCGGTTCTCGACCGTGATGCGCACCAGGATGTCGTCGGGCGCGGCCTTCGCGTATTCGACGAAGACGTCGAAATAGCGGTCGCCGTCGAAGACCCCGGTGTCGAGAAGCTCGTACTCGTACTCGCCCCGGCCGCGGCGGCGGTTGGTCTCGACCAGTTCGGAATACGGATACGCCGCCTGCGGATACTTGTACAGGTATTTCATGTACGAATGCGTCGGCGTCGAGTCGAGATAGAAGTAGTACTCCTTCACGTCCTCGCCGTGATTGCCTTCGCTGTTCGTCAGGCCGAAGAGACGCTCCTTCAGTATCGGGTCGCGGCCGTTCCACAGCGCGAGCGCGAAGCACAGGTACTGCTTGTCGTCGCAGATGCCGGCGAGCCCGTCCTCGCCCCAGCGATAGGCGCGCGAGCGCGCCTGGTCGTGGCTGAAGTAGTTCCACGCGTCGCCCGATTCGCTGTAATCCTCGCGCACCGTGCCCCACTGGCGCTCGCTGAGATAAGGCCCCCACTTCTTCCAGGCCGCGGTCCCGGCGCGCGCCTCCTCGAGTCGCGTCTGCTCGGCGTTCATGGCGGGCCCGTCCATCACGCGCTCTTCGCGAGCTCGGGACGGCGCGGCTCGCGCGCGTCGCCGGCCTCGGTTTCGAGCGTGGTCACGCCGCCCATGCCCTGCGCGTCGGGCGTGCGCGCGAGCGCGAGGTCCTCGGGAAAGCGATACGCGGCCTGCACGCTGCGCTCGAGCAGGTCGAGCTCTTCGAGCAGCGCCTTGTGCCGCCGCTCGGGCAGCGCGTGGACGAGGTTCTCGAGCATCGCCCGCAGGCGCCGCGGGATCTGGATGTTCTCGGCGCCGGCGATGCGGATCTCGCGGCAGGCGAGATGGACGTAATCCTCCCAGTTCGGGGTGCGCACGATCACGCGCGCGCGGCCGGCCGGGTCGGAGATCTGGTCGTGCTTGAGGTGGCGCTCGCCGGCGACGCGCAGCAGGCGGTGGATCTGGTCGATCGCGAGCACCGCGGTGGTCGGATCGTTGATCGCCTTGGACAGGGCCTTCAGCGCGATGTCGCAGAGGATGCGGAACGAGAACGTCGTGTCCTGCTCCATCGTGCGCTCCGGCCCGACCGCGACCGCTTCGCGCAGCGGCTCGGGGTCGAGCGCGCGCGCATCGCCGTACAGCCTGAACAGCGGCTCGTCGACGGCGAGGAAATCGCCGACGTGCGGCACGAGCTCGACGGTGCCGCCGGTCGAGCTCGCCAGCTCGAAGAGGGCCGGGTAATTCACCGCGAGCACGGTCCCCGAGCCGCCTTCGTGGGTGACGACCGCGTCGGCCTCGCCGAGCGCCTGCGGCGACGGCGCGTCGGTGCGCGTGATCGCGGCGCCGAGGTCGCGCGCGTGGACCCCTTCCAGCACCGCGATGCCCGACTCGCCGACTCGCCACACGATGCTCGCGGGACGCAGCAGGCGCGCGGCGTAATCGATGAGGAAGAGGAACATCACCAGCGAGAACAGACCGAGCAGCGCGGCGGTGAACACGCTGAACTGCTGCACCGTCGACTCCATGCGGTCGAGCGCGCGCAGCGCGTACAGGAGCGTGAACACGAACAGGCCGACGGTGTAGCGCACGGTGTTGTCGCGCAGCAGCGTGGTCGCGATGATGCGCGGCGTGAGCTGTCCGCTCGCCACCTGGATCGCCACCAGCAGCGAGCCGAAGGTGAACACCATGAACGAGAGCGTCATGGTGATGATCGTCTGGTAGAGGGAGGTCGCGCCGGGCACCGCGAGGCCGAGGAGCGTCCAGCCCAGCCTCGCGTCCAGGCCCTGGATGAAGCGCGACACGAGCATCTCGGT
This genomic stretch from Burkholderiales bacterium harbors:
- a CDS encoding ion channel — protein: MKALSENPRYAWALEKRCLLLLVAVLVLMVATPILTFVDHGRSLLGLLNVLVFATGISAVARSTVSISAAVALGAAALFFQTLAIQSQTEAHFALSWSVAAAFYAYTIAHLLHYVLHRDTMTADKLYGAVAAYLMIGLMWAFVYGVAQYFDPESYAYHGAPKRLDIAELVFFSFAVLTTAGFGDITPVAIQARFLTIFEAVTGVMYVAILIARLTGVYPHEPRR
- a CDS encoding amino acid ABC transporter substrate-binding protein — encoded protein: MNTRAMFLAGCMLLTSAAPVLAAEKGALDRIRERGAINLGYMQDAVPFSFLGADKQAQGYSVELCREVARGIREQLKLDKLEARWVPITIDERIESVKSGKVDIECSTTTWTLSRNAAVDFSLITFVDGGSILAKAAGNPMSRFQDFDGRKVAVIAGTTTEKVLRASLAQRKMKSEVITVPTRGAGLKLLEDARVDGFAADRTTLIGIAATTPGKGSFVLLDEDFSVEPYALALPRGDPEFRLAVNRVLARLYRDGDIVRIYNRWLGSLGPPSVLLSATYYIQGLSE
- a CDS encoding DUF2254 domain-containing protein, whose protein sequence is MISWRDLYRLVSYARASLWVVPFFAIATEMLVSRFIQGLDARLGWTLLGLAVPGATSLYQTIITMTLSFMVFTFGSLLVAIQVASGQLTPRIIATTLLRDNTVRYTVGLFVFTLLYALRALDRMESTVQQFSVFTAALLGLFSLVMFLFLIDYAARLLRPASIVWRVGESGIAVLEGVHARDLGAAITRTDAPSPQALGEADAVVTHEGGSGTVLAVNYPALFELASSTGGTVELVPHVGDFLAVDEPLFRLYGDARALDPEPLREAVAVGPERTMEQDTTFSFRILCDIALKALSKAINDPTTAVLAIDQIHRLLRVAGERHLKHDQISDPAGRARVIVRTPNWEDYVHLACREIRIAGAENIQIPRRLRAMLENLVHALPERRHKALLEELDLLERSVQAAYRFPEDLALARTPDAQGMGGVTTLETEAGDAREPRRPELAKSA
- a CDS encoding glucosidase — its product is MNAEQTRLEEARAGTAAWKKWGPYLSERQWGTVREDYSESGDAWNYFSHDQARSRAYRWGEDGLAGICDDKQYLCFALALWNGRDPILKERLFGLTNSEGNHGEDVKEYYFYLDSTPTHSYMKYLYKYPQAAYPYSELVETNRRRGRGEYEYELLDTGVFDGDRYFDVFVEYAKAAPDDILVRITVENRGPETADLHVLPHLWFRNTWSWTTQGWKPLLAQHGRWCIAASHPVLGDRVLECDGAPELLFTGNDTNNQRIFGTPNASPYVKDGIGEYVVNGRPAAVDPGRSGTKAAAHYALSVPAGGSRTLRLRLREAAPTVSFDESFDAAIDARRAEADAFYAGVIPGSLSDDARNVMRQALAGMLWSKQFYYYDVHRWLEERGAGARAGARRSGPRNERWPHLYNADIISMPDKWEYPWYAAWDLAFHVLALTLVDEDFGMDQLELMLRSQYLHPSGQIPAYEWNFGDVNPPVHAWATIFTHRLQKLRHGTADYEWLEHAFHKLLLNFTWWVNRKDRDGSNVFEGGFLGLDNIGVFDRSAPLPTGGYLEQADGTAWMALFCQNMLEITGELALERPAYIEMMLKFAEHFLWIASSMLTTGGGTGMWDEDDGFFYDVLRTPDGRAERLKVRSMVGLLPLCAATVFEGEVIRKYPGVGERLRRFLERRHDLRAFIHDPGLTGHSGRRLASILDETRLRRVLATMLDESEFLSPCGIRALSRRHGDRPYVFRCGGEEYTVSYLPAESDSGMFGGNSNWRGPIWMPVNMLIIRALLHYHMFYGDDFTIECPTGSGRRMTLYQVAGEIGRRLAAIFLRGEDGRRPVYGGMEKFQSDPHWRDLILFHEYFHGDNGAGLGASHQTGWTGIVARILHLFATSTGEQFLKVGKTPPIVDREAA